One genomic segment of Brassica napus cultivar Da-Ae chromosome A3, Da-Ae, whole genome shotgun sequence includes these proteins:
- the LOC106391081 gene encoding uncharacterized protein LOC106391081, with protein sequence MDIREHRCWVNKEKKWVKCKHCGEEMSGLQLLKCHLGGVGSDATPCEQAASTVREMFRDVATKEKHNLRSAKSRSVGEVQLVNAHKRGRSQDSSRESDTPSAVESLGFREMMIAASDGTVPDSNDLKGRMFQEALEEVEEYVKKVKESWAITGCSILLEAWVDSKGRDLVTFLADSPAGPVYLTSLDVSDIKQDSKALISLVDGLVDEVGVQNVVQIVACSASGWVGELGESYAGNKKGVFWSVSVSHCFELMLLKIGELDSLGYIVDTVNVITDYINNNPLVLKLVRDQDHSLTVSSEFEFFLPYLTLESIFRAKNELTAMLASSDCNNEEDVRISKLVNDLTFWKTVGKVMKCTSPLIHGLLWFSKAKNQHVGNIYEIMDVIKESIAREFNNKESCYEPLWDVIDEVWNKHLHSPLHAAGYFLNPVTYYSDDFHLDSEVAAGLCSSLVHVVKQSDIQVKVATQLDMYRVGEECFNEASQADHIIGISPAEWWAQKASQHPELQSFAIKVLSQTCEGASRYKLQSRLAEKLVPSEGMTSCEQERLEDLAFVHYNLHLKSCKAKLSEEQ encoded by the exons ATGGATATTCGTGAGCATAGATGTTGGGtgaacaaggagaagaagtgGGTTAAATGCAAACACTGTGGAGAGGAAATGTCTGGCTTGCAACTTCTGAAATGTCACTTGGGTGGTGTTGGTTCAGATGCGACTCCATGTGAACAAGCTGCATCTACTGTTAGAGAGATGTTTCGAGATGTGGCTACCAAGGAGAAACATAATCTTAGATCTGCTAAGAGTAGGAGTGTTGGGGAAGTCCAACTGGTTAATGCTCATAAGCGTGGGAGAAGCCAAGATTCATCCAGAGAAAGTGATACTCCTTCAGCTGTGGAGTCCTTAGGCTTTAGAGAGATGATGATAGCTGCAAGTGATGGTACCGTCCCTGATTCTAATGATTTAAAAGGACGGATGTTTCAAGAAGCTTTGGAAGAAGTGGAAGAGTATGTGAAGAAGGTCAAAGAGTCATGGGCCATCACTGGTTGCAGCATCTTGTTGGAAGCTTGGGTTGACAGTAAAGGTCGTGATCTTGTTACTTTCCTTGCAGACTCTCCAGCTGGTCCAGTCTATCTAACATCTTTGGATGTTTCCGACATCAAACAGGACAGCAAGGCCTTGATATCTCTAGTGGATGGGCTTGTTGATGAAGTTGGAGTGCAAAACGTGGTTCAGATCGTTGCATGTTCAGCTTCTGGTTGGGTTGGTGAGCTAGGCGAGTCTTATGCTGGCAACAAGAAGGGAGTGTTCTGGTCTGTGAGTGTATCTCACTGCTTTGAGCTTATGCTGTTGAAGATTGGGGAACTTGATTCACTTGGATACATAGTTGACACTGTCAATGTGATTACAGATTACATCAACAACAATCCATTGGTTTTGAAGCTTGTCAGAGATCAAGATCACAGCCTCACTGTCTCCTCAGAGTTTGAGTTTTTCTTGCCGTACTTAACTCTAGAGAGTATCTTCAGGGCCAAGAACGAGTTAACAGCCATGTTAGCTTCATCTGATTGTAACAACGAAGAAGATGTAAGAATATCCAAACTGGTGAATGATTTAACTTTCTGGAAAACTGTTGGCAAAGTAATGAAATGCACATCTCCTCTGATCCATGGTCTGCTCTGGTTCTCTAAGGCCAAGAATCAGCATGTTGGGAATATCTATGAGATTATGGATGTCATAAAGGAGAGTATCGCCAGGGAGTTCAATAACAAGGAGTCATGTTATGAGCCGTTGTGGGATGTGATTGATGAGGTCTGGAACAAGCACCTTCACAGTCCTCTTCATGCTGCTGGTTACTTTCTGAATCCGGTTACTTACTACTCAGATGATTTCCATCTTGATTCTGAAGTAGCAGCCGGTCTTTGCTCCTCTCTGGTTCATGTAGTGAAACAAAGTGACATTCAAGTTAAAGTTGCCACTCAGCTTGACATGTACAGAGTTGGTGAAGAGTGTTTTAATGAGGCCAGTCAAGCTGATCACATCATTGGAATCTCTCCAG CTGAGTGGTGGGCTCAAAAGGCGAGCCAGCACCCAGAGCTGCAGAGTTTCGCTATTAAGGTTCTGAGCCAGACATGTGAAGGTGCTTCAAGGTACAAGCTACAGAGTAGATTAGCAGAGAAGCTGGTGCCCAGTGAAGGAATGACCAGTTGTGAGCAAGAGCGTCTTGAAGATTTGGCGTTTGTTCATTACAATCTTCATCTCAAAAGCTGCAAAGCCAAACTAAGTGAAGAGCAGTGA
- the LOC106390488 gene encoding myb family transcription factor PHL6 isoform X3 — protein sequence MNRHRLVSTAQDECNKGLHQPCSSSLSPVHNFLNLQPENRNSPFIGSHSPDSPWPKNSPQGTFSRSSTFCTNLYISSSSTSESQKHLGNTLPFLPDPSTNSQPPSAVESARSPSIFSEDMSNPFDGDNTLVKDFFNLSGDACSDGAFHDLDCSNDSYCLSDQMELQFLSDELELAITDRSETPRLDIYETPLASSSNPVTGLSQTQRSLSGAMTIEAVSSHPSPGSAAASNLKPRMRWTPELHESFLKSVDKLEGPEKATPKAVLKLMNVEGLTIYHVKSHLQKYRLAKHIPEKKEEKRNVNTEEKKLALSNNEAAERKKGAMQLTEALRMQMEVQKQLHEQLEVQRVLQLRIEEHAKYLEKMLEEQRKTGMLMSSSSSQTSDCQNMSKTEVSSLSQPKNIASETEDDKCESPQKRRKVENNTESEDPPER from the exons ATGAACAGGCATAGACTTGTGTCAACGGCACAAGACGAATGCAATAAAGGACTTCATCAACCTTGCTCGTCTTCACTATCTCCGGTCCATAACTTTCTAAATCTCCAGCCAGAAAACAGAAACTCTCCATTCATAGGATCACATTCTCCAGACTCACCATGGCCAAAGAACAGTCCTCAAGGCACATTCTCACGGTCCTCCACCTTCTGCACAAATCTTtacatatcatcatcttcaaccTCTGAGTCTCAGAAACATCTAGGAAACACTCTTCCTTTCCTCCCTGACCCCTCCACTAACAGCCAGCCTCCTTCTGCTGTGGAGTCTGCAAGATCTCCATCTATCTTCAGTGAAGATATGAGCAATCCATTTGATGGAGACAACACCCTTGTCAAAGATTTCTTTAATCTCTCCGGGGATGCTTGCTCTGATGGAGCCTTTCATGATCTCGACTGTTCAAATGACAGCTACTGCTTATCAGATCAAATGGAGTTGCAGTTCCTGTCTGATGAACTTGAGCTGGCCATCACAGACCGCTCCGAAACTCCTAGGCTTGAT ATCTATGAAACCCCATTGgcttcatcatcaaatccagtGACAGGACTGAGTCAAACCCAAAGAAGCCTCTCTGGAGCAATGACCATTGAGGCAGTTTCATCCCACCCTTCTCCAGGATCAGCAGCAGCATCAAACCTCAAGCCGAGAATGAGATGGACCCCTGAGCTCCATGAGAGCTTTTTAAAGTCTGTGGACAAGCTTGAAGGGCCTGAAA AGGCCACTCCCAAGGCTGTTCTGAAGCTCATGAATGTTGAGGGCTTGACGATCTATCATGTTAAAAGCCACTTACAG AAGTATAGACTAGCCAAGCATATTCCAGAGAAAAAAGAAG AAAAAAGGAATGTTAACACAGAAGAGAAGAAACTGGCTTTGAGTAATAATGAAGCTGCTGAGAGAAAGAAAGG GGCAATGCAGTTAACCGAAGCTCTGCGTATGCAGATGGAAGTTCAAAAGCAATTGCATGAACAGCTCGAG GTGCAACGGGTGCTTCAGCTACGAATAGAAGAGCATGCTAAGTACTTGGAAAAGATGTTGGAAGAACAACGCAAAACTGGAATGcttatgtcttcttcttcttctcagacATCAGATTGTCAAAACATGTCCAAAACCGAAGTATCTTCTCTGTCTCAGCCAAAGAACATAGCTTCTGAAACCGAAGATGATAAATGTGAATCCCCTCAGAAACGTCGCAAGGTTGAGAACAACACTGAATCTGAAGATCCTCCTGAGAGATAG
- the LOC106390488 gene encoding myb family transcription factor PHL6 isoform X2, producing the protein MNRHRLVSTAQDECNKGLHQPCSSSLSPVHNFLNLQPENRNSPFIGSHSPDSPWPKNSPQGTFSRSSTFCTNLYISSSSTSESQKHLGNTLPFLPDPSTNSQPPSAVESARSPSIFSEDMSNPFDGDNTLVKDFFNLSGDACSDGAFHDLDCSNDSYCLSDQMELQFLSDELELAITDRSETPRLDEIYETPLASSSNPVTGLSQTQRSLSGAMTIEAVSSHPSPGSAAASNLKPRMRWTPELHESFLKSVDKLEGPEKATPKAVLKLMNVEGLTIYHVKSHLQKYRLAKHIPEKKEEKRNVNTEEKKLALSNNEAAERKKGAMQLTEALRMQMEVQKQLHEQLEVQRVLQLRIEEHAKYLEKMLEEQRKTGMLMSSSSSQTSDCQNMSKTEVSSLSQPKNIASETEDDKCESPQKRRKVENNTESEDPPER; encoded by the exons ATGAACAGGCATAGACTTGTGTCAACGGCACAAGACGAATGCAATAAAGGACTTCATCAACCTTGCTCGTCTTCACTATCTCCGGTCCATAACTTTCTAAATCTCCAGCCAGAAAACAGAAACTCTCCATTCATAGGATCACATTCTCCAGACTCACCATGGCCAAAGAACAGTCCTCAAGGCACATTCTCACGGTCCTCCACCTTCTGCACAAATCTTtacatatcatcatcttcaaccTCTGAGTCTCAGAAACATCTAGGAAACACTCTTCCTTTCCTCCCTGACCCCTCCACTAACAGCCAGCCTCCTTCTGCTGTGGAGTCTGCAAGATCTCCATCTATCTTCAGTGAAGATATGAGCAATCCATTTGATGGAGACAACACCCTTGTCAAAGATTTCTTTAATCTCTCCGGGGATGCTTGCTCTGATGGAGCCTTTCATGATCTCGACTGTTCAAATGACAGCTACTGCTTATCAGATCAAATGGAGTTGCAGTTCCTGTCTGATGAACTTGAGCTGGCCATCACAGACCGCTCCGAAACTCCTAGGCTTGAT GAGATCTATGAAACCCCATTGgcttcatcatcaaatccagtGACAGGACTGAGTCAAACCCAAAGAAGCCTCTCTGGAGCAATGACCATTGAGGCAGTTTCATCCCACCCTTCTCCAGGATCAGCAGCAGCATCAAACCTCAAGCCGAGAATGAGATGGACCCCTGAGCTCCATGAGAGCTTTTTAAAGTCTGTGGACAAGCTTGAAGGGCCTGAAA AGGCCACTCCCAAGGCTGTTCTGAAGCTCATGAATGTTGAGGGCTTGACGATCTATCATGTTAAAAGCCACTTACAG AAGTATAGACTAGCCAAGCATATTCCAGAGAAAAAAGAAG AAAAAAGGAATGTTAACACAGAAGAGAAGAAACTGGCTTTGAGTAATAATGAAGCTGCTGAGAGAAAGAAAGG GGCAATGCAGTTAACCGAAGCTCTGCGTATGCAGATGGAAGTTCAAAAGCAATTGCATGAACAGCTCGAG GTGCAACGGGTGCTTCAGCTACGAATAGAAGAGCATGCTAAGTACTTGGAAAAGATGTTGGAAGAACAACGCAAAACTGGAATGcttatgtcttcttcttcttctcagacATCAGATTGTCAAAACATGTCCAAAACCGAAGTATCTTCTCTGTCTCAGCCAAAGAACATAGCTTCTGAAACCGAAGATGATAAATGTGAATCCCCTCAGAAACGTCGCAAGGTTGAGAACAACACTGAATCTGAAGATCCTCCTGAGAGATAG
- the LOC106390488 gene encoding myb family transcription factor PHL6 isoform X1, with protein sequence MNRHRLVSTAQDECNKGLHQPCSSSLSPVHNFLNLQPENRNSPFIGSHSPDSPWPKNSPQGTFSRSSTFCTNLYISSSSTSESQKHLGNTLPFLPDPSTNSQPPSAVESARSPSIFSEDMSNPFDGDNTLVKDFFNLSGDACSDGAFHDLDCSNDSYCLSDQMELQFLSDELELAITDRSETPRLDVSFSPSLMSFAPLMDLSFCLNQEIYETPLASSSNPVTGLSQTQRSLSGAMTIEAVSSHPSPGSAAASNLKPRMRWTPELHESFLKSVDKLEGPEKATPKAVLKLMNVEGLTIYHVKSHLQKYRLAKHIPEKKEEKRNVNTEEKKLALSNNEAAERKKGAMQLTEALRMQMEVQKQLHEQLEVQRVLQLRIEEHAKYLEKMLEEQRKTGMLMSSSSSQTSDCQNMSKTEVSSLSQPKNIASETEDDKCESPQKRRKVENNTESEDPPER encoded by the exons ATGAACAGGCATAGACTTGTGTCAACGGCACAAGACGAATGCAATAAAGGACTTCATCAACCTTGCTCGTCTTCACTATCTCCGGTCCATAACTTTCTAAATCTCCAGCCAGAAAACAGAAACTCTCCATTCATAGGATCACATTCTCCAGACTCACCATGGCCAAAGAACAGTCCTCAAGGCACATTCTCACGGTCCTCCACCTTCTGCACAAATCTTtacatatcatcatcttcaaccTCTGAGTCTCAGAAACATCTAGGAAACACTCTTCCTTTCCTCCCTGACCCCTCCACTAACAGCCAGCCTCCTTCTGCTGTGGAGTCTGCAAGATCTCCATCTATCTTCAGTGAAGATATGAGCAATCCATTTGATGGAGACAACACCCTTGTCAAAGATTTCTTTAATCTCTCCGGGGATGCTTGCTCTGATGGAGCCTTTCATGATCTCGACTGTTCAAATGACAGCTACTGCTTATCAGATCAAATGGAGTTGCAGTTCCTGTCTGATGAACTTGAGCTGGCCATCACAGACCGCTCCGAAACTCCTAGGCTTGATGTAAGTTTCTCTCCATCTCTTATGAGTTTTGCACCACTTATGGACTTATCTTTTTGTTTGAATCAGGAGATCTATGAAACCCCATTGgcttcatcatcaaatccagtGACAGGACTGAGTCAAACCCAAAGAAGCCTCTCTGGAGCAATGACCATTGAGGCAGTTTCATCCCACCCTTCTCCAGGATCAGCAGCAGCATCAAACCTCAAGCCGAGAATGAGATGGACCCCTGAGCTCCATGAGAGCTTTTTAAAGTCTGTGGACAAGCTTGAAGGGCCTGAAA AGGCCACTCCCAAGGCTGTTCTGAAGCTCATGAATGTTGAGGGCTTGACGATCTATCATGTTAAAAGCCACTTACAG AAGTATAGACTAGCCAAGCATATTCCAGAGAAAAAAGAAG AAAAAAGGAATGTTAACACAGAAGAGAAGAAACTGGCTTTGAGTAATAATGAAGCTGCTGAGAGAAAGAAAGG GGCAATGCAGTTAACCGAAGCTCTGCGTATGCAGATGGAAGTTCAAAAGCAATTGCATGAACAGCTCGAG GTGCAACGGGTGCTTCAGCTACGAATAGAAGAGCATGCTAAGTACTTGGAAAAGATGTTGGAAGAACAACGCAAAACTGGAATGcttatgtcttcttcttcttctcagacATCAGATTGTCAAAACATGTCCAAAACCGAAGTATCTTCTCTGTCTCAGCCAAAGAACATAGCTTCTGAAACCGAAGATGATAAATGTGAATCCCCTCAGAAACGTCGCAAGGTTGAGAACAACACTGAATCTGAAGATCCTCCTGAGAGATAG
- the LOC106390695 gene encoding organic cation/carnitine transporter 7 produces MEDGNRSFTVDEALVEMGFGKFQLYVLAYAGMGMVAEAMEMMLLSFVGPAVQSLWNLSSREESSITSVVFAGMLIGAYSWGIVADKHGRRKGFIITAVVTFVAGFLSAFAPNYTWLIVLRCFVGLGLGGGPVLVSWYLEFIPAPNRGTWMVIFSGFWTVGTILEASLAWLIMPSLGWRWLLALSSIPSSLLLMFYKWTPESPRYLILQGRKAEALSILEKIARTNGTQLPKGVLGSEMETEMEETKSHPTESTHLLKPGELEEAPPPVSKMILKPDSKGPLLVLLSPELIKRTLLLWVVFFGNAFAYYGVVLLTTELKISQNSCYPTEKELTHSSNDVNYRDVFIASFAEFPGLLISAAMVDRLGRKASMSSMLFTCCIFLLPLLTHQSPTLTTALLFGGRICISSAFTVVYIYAPEIYPTAVRTTGVGVGSSVGRIGGVLCPLVAVGLVHGCHQTIAVLLFEFVILVSGICVCLFPFETSGRELTDTISTSNEPSSSSV; encoded by the exons ATGGAAGATGGGAACCGGAGCTTCACAGTGGATGAAGCACTTGTGGAGATGGGATTTGGGAAGTTTCAGCTCTACGTCCTTGCCTACGCTGGAATGGGTATGGTTGCAGAGGCTATGGAGATGATGCTCCTCTCTTTCGTTGGACCTGCTGTTCAATCGCTTTGGAATCTCTCTTCACGAGAGGAAAGCTCGATCACTAGCGTCGTTTTTGCTGGTATGCTTATTGGAGCTTACTCTTGGGGCATTGTTGCTGACAAACATGGCCGCAG GAAAGGGTTTATTATAACTGCGGTGGTGACTTTCGTAGCTGGTTTCTTGAGCGCATTTGCACCAAACTACACGTGGTTGATCGTTCTCCGCTGTTTCGTTGGTCTAGGATTGGGAGGAGGTCCTGTTCTCGTCTCCTGGTATCTAGAATTCATCCCTGCACCAAACCGAGGGACTTGGATGGTTATTTTCTCAGGTTTCTGGACCGTTGGAACCATCTTAGAAGCTTCCCTCGCTTGG TTAATCATGCCAAGTTTGGGATGGAGATGGTTACTTGCACTCTCTTCGATACCGTCATCGCTGCTTCTTATGTTCTATAAGTGGACGCCTGAGTCTCCTCGGTACTTAATCCTACAAGGCCGTAAAGCTGAAGCTCTCTCCATATTGGAGAAGATAGCGAGAACCAACGGAACGCAACTACCTAAAGGTGTTCTCGGCTCAGAGATGGAAACTGAGATGGAAGAGACTAAAAGCCATCCAACAGAAAGCACTCATCTTCTCAAGCCTGGTGAACTGGAAGAAGCTCCTCCTCCTGTGTCCAAGATGATACTAAAACCTGATAGCAAGGGACCGTTACTAGTTCTTCTATCTCCAGAGCTAATCAAACGGACTTTGCTACTATGGGTTGTGTTCTttggaaacgcttttgcttacTACGGTGTTGTTCTTCTCACCACCGAGCTGAAGATTTCTCAAAACAGTTGCTATCCAACTGAAAAAGAGTTAACACATTCTTCAAACGATGTTAACTACAGAGACGTTTTCATCGCCAGTTTTGCAG AGTTTCCAGGACTACTTATATCAGCAGCAATGGTGGACAGGCTTGGAAGAAAGGCATCCATGTCATCAATGCTATTTACCTGTTGCATCTTCCTTCTTCCTCTGTTGACACATCAATCTCCAACCTTAACAACCGCTCTTCTCTTCGGCGGCCGTATCTGCATCTCATCGGCTTTCACGGTGGTTTACATTTACGCTCCGGAGATATATCCAACGGCGGTGAGAACTACAGGTGTTGGAGTGGGGAGCTCGGTGGGGAGAATAGGAGGAGTGTTGTGTCCACTAGTGGCCGTTGGATTGGTTCACGGATGCCATCAGACAATAGCTGTTCTTCTCTTTGAGTTTGTGATTCTTGTCTCAGGTATCTGCGTTTGTCTCTTCCCGTTTGAGACGAGTGGTCGTGAACTGACGGATACAATCTCTACGTCCAATGAGCCCTCTTCATCTTCCGTATAG
- the LOC106393582 gene encoding YTH domain-containing protein ECT3-like, which translates to MYRSAQHEEPNNHDFVTDYNDAKLFIIKSYSEDNVHKSIKYKVWASTANGNKKLDAAYREAKDEKEQPCLVFLVFSVNASSQFCGVAEMIGPVDFDKSVEYWQQDKWSGQFPVKWHIIKSVPNSQFRHIILGNNEDKPVKLEQGIEMLKIFKNYDGETSILDNFVFYEEREKVIQERKARRQPSLPSAVGETEYKPASAALMTEFIKNMSKSFAQVVHLEEGSKASTDATTTTIAVSSGHSKVKDNQLAKTCVIQIL; encoded by the exons ATGTATAGGTCTGCG CAACATGAAGAACCTAACAATCATGACTTTGTCACCGACTACAATGACGCTAAGCTCTTCATAATCAAGTCTTACAGTGAAGACAACGTCCACAAGAGCATCAAATACAAGGTATGGGCTAGTACCGCTAATGGCAACAAAAAGCTTGACGCTGCTTACCGTGAGGCCAAGGATGAGAAAGAACAACCGTGCCTAGTGTTTCTTGTATTTTCTGTAAACGCGAGCTCTCAGTTCTGTGGTGTGGCTGAGATGATAGGACCTGTGGATTTTGACAAGAGCGTTGAGTACTGGCAACAAGACAAATGGAGTGGACAGTTTCCAGTGAAGTGGCACATCATTAAATCTGTTCCAAACAGTCAGTTCCGCCACATTATATTGGGAAACAACGAGGATAAGCCT GTGAAACTGGAACAAGGCATTGAGATGCTGAAGATTTTCAAGAACTATGACGGTGAGACGTCAATCTTGGATAATTTTGTGTTTTATGAAGAGAGGGAGAAAGTAATTCAAGAAAGAAAGGCAAGAAGACAGCCAAGCTTGCCATCTGCAGTAGGAGAAACCGAATACAAACCAGCTTCTGCTGCGTTGATGACAGAGTTTATCAAGAACATGTCAAAAAGTTTTGCGCAGGTTGTCCACTTGGAGGAGGGCAGCAAAGCATCTACAGATGCAACTACAACAACCATAGCCGTATCTTCTGGTCATTCCAAAGTAAAAGACAATCAATTAGCTAAGACTTGTGTTATTCAAATTCTATAA
- the LOC106390486 gene encoding uncharacterized protein LOC106390486: protein MNSGDILSNLALYFSSLEVFFRRAYGDDGVFCYCCATVLTLIFILLCQIIRKVRFFSHASSSSSPSSSPAVSASQSLSSQSRISTLVSDEDLKDLIEKLGERSDDDTEIWEDVIQKSNPRVSYTAKCCKPQDGGPMKYLSTTVFENCSPEVLRDFYMDNEYRKQWDKTVVEHEQLQVDSSSGIEIGRTIKKFPLLTPREYVLAWRLWEGKDKFYCFIKECDHSMVPQQRKYVRVSYFRSGWRIRKVPGRDACEIHMFHQEDAGLNVEMAKLAFSRGIWSYVCKMDSALRKYIGTSHRPQGPTVSAVSLMKKVPSELENQTDDNTNSSGTVRTGEGAKRKKLLRKPSKKQVAKGLLLVGGAVGSAVCLSRGHSALGAKVALAYFLTKLRKRGAQQSQTSQNAGILSHV, encoded by the exons ATGAATAGTGGCGACATCTTATCGAACTTAGCTCTATACTTCTCCTCTTTAGAAGTCTTTTTCCGGCGAGCTTACGGCGATGACGGAGTCTTTTGTTATTGCTGTGCCACCGTGTTGACACTTATCTTCATTCTTCTCTGCCAAATTATCCGTAAAGTTCGATTCTTTAGTcatgcttcttcttcctcttctccttcttcttcccctgCCGTATCAGCTTCTCAATCTCTGAGCTCTCAATCAAG AATCTCTACACTTGTTTCCGATGAAGACCTAAAAGACCTGATTGAAAAACTAGGGGAGAGAAGTGATGATGATACTGAGATTTGGGAAGATGTTATTCAGAAAAGCAATCCTCGCGTGTCCTACACTGCCAAATGCTGCAAACCACAA GATGGTGGTCCTATGAAGTACTTAAGTACAACTGTATTTGAGAACTGCTCGCCAGAGGTTTTGAGGGACTTTTACATGGACAATGAGTACAGGAAACAGTGGGATAAGACTGTGGTCGAGCACGAGCAGTTGCAGGTTGATAGTAGCAGCGGAATAGAGATTGGTCGGACGATAAAGAAGTTTCCTTTGTTGACACCAAGAGAGTATGTATTGGCTTGGAGGTTGTGGGAGGGGAAGGATAAGTTTTATTGTTTCATCAAG GAGTGTGATCACAGTATGGTGCCGCAGCAGAGGAAGTATGTACGTGTAAGTTATTTCAGATCTGGTTGGAGAATCAGGAAAG TTCCTGGTAGGGATGCTTGTGAGATCCACATGTTTCACCAGGAAGATGCTGGATTAAATGTTGAGATGGCGAAGCTTGCTTTCTCGAGAGGCATATGGAGTTACGTTTGTAAGATGGATAGTGCGCTTCGTAAGTACATTGGAACCAGTCATAGACCCCAAGGGCCCACTGTATCTGCTGTTAGCTTAATGAAAAAG GTTCCATCAGAGTTAGAGAATCAGACAGATGACAATACAAACTCCTCGGGAACTGTGCGCACAGGTGAAGGAGCCAAAAGGAAGAAACTGTTGAGAAAGCCTTCAAAGAAACAGGTAGCAAAGGGTCTGTTGCTTGTGGGCGGTGCGGTTGGTAGTGCAGTTTGCCTGTCTCGTGGTCACTCCGCCTTAGGTGCAAAGGTTGCATTGGCTTACTTCTTGACAAAGCTGAGAAAGCGTGGAGCTCAGCAGAGTCAGACTTCCCAGAACGCTGGTATTTTAAGTCATGTATAG